In a genomic window of Hyphomonas sp.:
- a CDS encoding TIGR03862 family flavoprotein produces the protein MTIDASLDAAVIGAGPAGLMAAEMIADAGLSVAVFEAMPSPARKFLMAGKSGLNITHVATPAELAAIYPDAPASLSQAVEAFGPDEIMAWMEQLDIQPVTGPTGRVFPREMKASPLLRAWLSRLTDAGARLHTRHRWTGWNQDGALTFDTPDGPRHVSSRTQVFALGGGSWSRLGSDGAWRAAFQAAGISVSPFRPSNCGLRVSWSDRMKAEFAGMPVKNVAVRFGEQASREEFVVTERGVESGAVFSLSLSVRDALEAAGQAVLYLDLLPDLSEDEIVRRLSKPRGKQSLSNHLRKTLNLSGVKRALLFEFGGLEAADSPDQMARLVKNLPVPVAGLFPIDEAISTDGGISFEALDDHFMLKDRPGQFCAGEMLDWDAPTGGYLLTACLATGRAAGLGAVRWLKTKPV, from the coding sequence GTGACGATTGACGCCTCGCTCGACGCGGCTGTGATCGGCGCGGGGCCCGCCGGGCTCATGGCGGCGGAAATGATCGCAGATGCAGGGCTAAGCGTTGCCGTGTTCGAGGCCATGCCCAGCCCGGCCCGGAAATTCCTGATGGCCGGCAAGAGTGGATTGAACATCACCCATGTCGCGACGCCCGCTGAACTCGCAGCGATTTATCCGGACGCGCCCGCCAGCCTGTCGCAGGCGGTTGAAGCATTCGGACCGGACGAGATCATGGCCTGGATGGAGCAGCTCGACATCCAGCCGGTTACCGGGCCCACGGGCCGCGTGTTTCCGCGTGAGATGAAGGCATCGCCCTTGCTCAGGGCGTGGCTCTCACGCCTGACGGACGCCGGCGCGCGCCTGCACACGCGCCATCGCTGGACAGGCTGGAATCAGGATGGCGCTCTGACCTTCGACACGCCCGACGGCCCGCGACACGTCTCCTCCCGCACGCAGGTTTTCGCCCTGGGCGGGGGCAGCTGGAGCCGGCTCGGATCCGATGGTGCATGGCGGGCCGCCTTTCAGGCGGCTGGCATTTCTGTGTCGCCATTTCGTCCGTCGAATTGCGGCCTGCGCGTCAGCTGGTCTGACCGGATGAAAGCCGAATTCGCCGGCATGCCGGTAAAAAACGTTGCGGTCAGATTCGGGGAACAGGCCAGCCGCGAAGAATTCGTCGTCACGGAACGCGGCGTGGAAAGCGGCGCGGTCTTTTCCCTGTCCCTGAGTGTCCGTGACGCGCTCGAGGCTGCCGGGCAGGCGGTGCTGTACCTGGATCTGCTCCCCGACCTTTCTGAAGACGAAATCGTCCGGCGCCTGTCAAAACCCCGTGGCAAGCAATCCCTGTCCAATCATCTTCGAAAGACGCTGAACCTGTCCGGCGTGAAGCGGGCGTTGCTGTTCGAGTTCGGGGGGCTTGAGGCGGCTGACTCCCCGGATCAAATGGCCCGTCTGGTCAAGAATTTGCCCGTACCGGTCGCCGGCCTGTTTCCAATCGACGAAGCCATCTCGACCGATGGCGGAATATCCTTCGAGGCGCTCGACGATCACTTCATGCTGAAAGACCGTCCCGGCCAGTTCTGCGCCGGCGAGATGCTGGATTGGGACGCGCCGACTGGCGGATACCTGCTGACAGCCTGTCTGGCCACCGGACGTGCAGCCGGGCTTGGCGCCGTCCGGTGGCTCAAAACAAAGCCTGTCTGA
- a CDS encoding YicC/YloC family endoribonuclease: MSQLSGMTGFARVTGEAEWGAWAWEAKSVNGRGLDVRVNTPPGFDALERAVKTAASRRFNRGSLQVSLRIELSERAGGAVIDEALLKSLTSAAEQALGGPLSGEAIAALMSIKGVVETGSSSLRDVAADEAVMTVLAQGAEAALEQLDTARRAEGQSLLAMLGELVDEMSAVTESAISLAAGQPGLLQARLSKQLDELGADQKVDPDRLAAELALTAAKADVREELDRLQAHFASARDLLATGSPVGRKLDFLAQELNREANTLCSKSVSLDLTNAGLSLKGTIDQFKEQAANVE, from the coding sequence ATGAGTCAGCTATCCGGCATGACCGGTTTTGCCCGTGTCACGGGAGAGGCCGAATGGGGCGCCTGGGCCTGGGAGGCCAAGAGCGTGAACGGACGCGGGCTGGATGTGCGTGTGAACACGCCGCCCGGCTTTGATGCTCTGGAGCGCGCCGTCAAGACCGCCGCCTCGCGCCGCTTCAATCGCGGCTCGCTTCAGGTGTCGCTGCGGATCGAACTCAGTGAGCGGGCGGGCGGCGCGGTCATTGACGAGGCCCTCCTGAAATCTCTCACCTCGGCAGCGGAGCAGGCTCTTGGCGGGCCATTGTCAGGCGAAGCCATCGCCGCGCTCATGTCGATCAAGGGCGTTGTGGAAACCGGCTCGTCCAGCCTGCGCGATGTCGCGGCGGATGAAGCCGTCATGACGGTGCTTGCACAAGGTGCCGAAGCGGCGCTCGAGCAACTTGATACCGCCCGCCGGGCCGAAGGCCAGTCGCTGTTGGCGATGCTTGGTGAATTGGTGGACGAGATGTCTGCTGTGACTGAATCGGCAATCTCGCTGGCGGCCGGCCAGCCCGGCCTGCTTCAGGCGCGCTTGTCGAAACAGCTCGACGAGCTCGGCGCCGACCAGAAAGTTGATCCGGACCGTCTGGCGGCGGAACTCGCCCTGACAGCGGCGAAAGCCGATGTGCGCGAAGAACTGGACCGGTTGCAGGCTCATTTCGCTTCAGCGCGGGACTTGCTGGCGACTGGGTCTCCGGTTGGCCGGAAGCTGGACTTTCTGGCCCAGGAACTGAACCGGGAAGCCAACACGCTCTGCTCCAAATCTGTCAGCCTCGATTTGACGAATGCCGGACTCAGCCTCAAAGGAACCATAGACCAGTTCAAGGAGCAGGCAGCCAATGTCGAATAG
- the fabF gene encoding beta-ketoacyl-ACP synthase II, translating into MSDRRVVITGIGIVSPLASGREATWERLIAGKSGAGRIDTFDPEDMPCKIAFQVPWVTGRGGGEGDPDAFDPGKYLSPKELRRIDEFILYAIAAADEAVEDAAWKPEDDEGQERTGVLIGSGIGGLESIYSTAITLHENGPRKVSPFFIPSALINLASGQVSIRHKFKGPNHSVVTACATGAHAIGDSARLIKYGDADVMVAGGAEAVIGRIGIAGFCAAKAMSTNFNDTPEKASRPYDKDRDGFVMGEGAAVVVLEEYEHAKARGAKIYAEVAGYGLTGDAYHITAPAEGAEGGYRAMKMALKNSAIDPTEIDYVNAHGTSTPKGDEGEAGAVERAFGDHAKNMSMSSTKSAVGHLLGAAGAIETAFCALAIRDQVMPPTLNLDNPSFETVLDLVPHKAKKGRVRAAMTNSFGFGGTNASLVLKEIQ; encoded by the coding sequence ATGTCAGATCGCCGCGTTGTTATTACCGGAATCGGGATTGTCTCACCCTTGGCTTCGGGCCGTGAGGCAACCTGGGAGCGCCTCATTGCAGGCAAGTCAGGGGCAGGACGTATCGATACGTTCGATCCCGAGGACATGCCCTGCAAGATCGCGTTTCAGGTTCCGTGGGTAACAGGCCGCGGCGGCGGCGAGGGAGATCCCGACGCATTCGACCCGGGCAAGTATCTGTCTCCGAAGGAGCTGCGCCGGATCGATGAATTCATTCTCTATGCGATCGCTGCGGCCGACGAGGCCGTCGAGGATGCAGCCTGGAAGCCCGAAGATGATGAGGGCCAGGAGCGCACAGGCGTCCTGATCGGCTCCGGCATTGGTGGCCTGGAATCGATCTACAGCACGGCGATCACACTTCACGAGAACGGGCCGCGCAAGGTGAGCCCGTTCTTCATCCCCTCTGCGCTGATCAATCTGGCGTCCGGCCAGGTGTCGATCCGCCACAAATTCAAGGGCCCGAACCATTCCGTAGTCACGGCCTGTGCAACTGGCGCCCACGCCATCGGCGACTCCGCGCGTCTCATCAAATACGGGGATGCGGATGTCATGGTGGCTGGCGGCGCCGAGGCCGTCATCGGCCGCATCGGCATTGCGGGCTTCTGCGCCGCGAAGGCCATGTCGACCAATTTCAACGACACGCCGGAAAAGGCGTCCCGTCCCTATGACAAGGACCGCGATGGTTTCGTCATGGGAGAAGGGGCGGCTGTTGTGGTGCTCGAAGAGTACGAGCATGCCAAGGCGCGTGGCGCAAAAATCTATGCGGAAGTCGCCGGCTATGGCCTGACGGGCGACGCCTATCACATCACGGCCCCGGCCGAAGGCGCCGAGGGTGGCTATCGTGCCATGAAGATGGCGCTCAAGAATTCGGCCATCGACCCGACCGAGATCGACTATGTGAACGCACACGGCACGTCGACTCCAAAAGGGGACGAGGGCGAAGCCGGCGCGGTTGAGCGCGCCTTTGGCGATCACGCGAAGAACATGTCCATGTCGTCGACCAAGTCGGCCGTCGGGCACCTTCTGGGCGCCGCTGGCGCGATCGAGACCGCCTTCTGTGCGCTGGCCATTCGCGACCAGGTGATGCCGCCGACGCTGAACCTCGACAATCCGAGCTTCGAGACCGTTCTCGACCTTGTCCCACACAAGGCGAAGAAGGGGCGCGTGCGGGCGGCCATGACAAACAGTTTCGGCTTCGGTGGCACGAACGCGTCGCTGGTGCTCAAGGAAATTCAGTAA
- the rpsF gene encoding 30S ribosomal protein S6, translating to MAFYEHVVITRPDISPAQVETFVEELSGFLKEKGAKVGKTEYWGLRNLAYPIKKQRKGHYSLLNIDGPADAVHELERRLRISDDVMRYMTIRVEELSDEPSPVLSRKDRRRD from the coding sequence ATGGCTTTTTATGAGCATGTCGTGATCACACGACCTGACATTTCGCCTGCTCAAGTCGAGACATTTGTCGAAGAACTGAGCGGCTTCCTCAAAGAAAAGGGCGCGAAAGTCGGCAAGACCGAATACTGGGGTCTGCGCAATCTCGCCTATCCGATCAAGAAACAGCGCAAGGGGCACTATTCCCTGCTGAACATCGACGGCCCGGCCGATGCAGTGCACGAGCTTGAGCGCCGCCTGCGCATTTCCGACGATGTCATGCGTTACATGACGATCCGCGTTGAAGAGCTGAGCGACGAACCGTCGCCCGTGCTCTCCCGCAAAGACCGTCGCCGCGACTAG
- a CDS encoding acyl carrier protein — MSDVLERVKKIVVDNLDVDGDKVVESASFIDDLGADSLDLVELVMAFEEEFNIEIPDDVQESIRTVGDAVTHIKAHI; from the coding sequence ATGTCTGACGTTCTAGAACGCGTTAAAAAAATTGTTGTCGATAATCTCGACGTGGATGGTGACAAGGTCGTCGAGAGCGCAAGCTTCATTGATGATCTGGGCGCTGACTCGCTGGACCTGGTCGAACTGGTCATGGCCTTCGAGGAAGAGTTCAACATCGAGATCCCGGATGACGTGCAGGAATCAATCCGCACGGTTGGTGATGCGGTAACGCACATCAAGGCACACATCTAA
- a CDS encoding NADP-dependent isocitrate dehydrogenase — translation MAKIKVKNPIVEMDGDEMTRIIWQMIKDKLIHPYLDVDLKYYDLSIQKRDETDDQITVDAANATKQYGVAVKCATITPDEARVEEFGLKKMWRSPNGTIRNILGGVVFREPIVISNVPRLVPGWTQPVVVGRHAFGDQYKATDFLVPGKGKLTMKWEASDGSDSKEFEVFDFPSSGIAMGMYNLDESIRDFARASMNYGLQRKWPVYLSTKNTILKAYDGRFKDIFQEVFDNEFADKFAEFGGTYEHRLIDDMVAAAMKWSGGYVWACKNYDGDVQSDTVAQGYGSLGLMTSVLMTPDGNTVEAEAAHGTVTRHYRNHQKGEATSTNSIASMFAWTRGLDHRGRMDDTPDVRAFAQKLEETIIKTVENGQMTKDLALLVGPDQEWLTTEGFIEAVDKNFQEAMSKS, via the coding sequence ATGGCGAAAATCAAGGTCAAAAACCCGATCGTCGAGATGGACGGGGATGAGATGACCCGGATCATCTGGCAGATGATCAAGGACAAGCTGATCCACCCCTATCTCGATGTCGACCTGAAATATTACGACCTGTCGATCCAGAAGCGCGATGAAACGGATGACCAGATCACCGTCGATGCTGCCAACGCCACCAAGCAGTATGGCGTCGCCGTCAAATGCGCGACCATCACGCCGGACGAAGCCCGCGTCGAGGAATTCGGCCTGAAGAAGATGTGGCGTTCGCCGAACGGCACGATCCGCAACATTCTGGGCGGCGTCGTGTTCCGCGAGCCGATCGTGATCTCGAACGTGCCGCGCCTCGTGCCGGGCTGGACCCAGCCGGTGGTTGTTGGCCGTCACGCCTTTGGCGACCAGTACAAGGCGACCGACTTCCTGGTGCCGGGCAAGGGCAAGCTGACCATGAAATGGGAAGCTTCCGACGGCTCTGACTCCAAGGAATTCGAAGTCTTCGATTTCCCGTCCTCCGGCATTGCCATGGGCATGTACAATCTGGATGAGTCGATCCGCGACTTCGCCCGCGCCAGCATGAATTACGGCCTGCAGCGCAAATGGCCGGTCTACCTGTCGACCAAGAACACGATCCTGAAAGCCTATGATGGCCGCTTCAAGGACATCTTCCAGGAAGTGTTCGACAATGAATTCGCCGACAAGTTCGCCGAATTCGGCGGCACTTATGAGCACCGCCTCATCGACGACATGGTCGCGGCGGCCATGAAATGGTCCGGTGGCTATGTCTGGGCCTGTAAGAACTATGATGGTGACGTCCAGTCCGACACGGTCGCCCAAGGTTATGGCTCACTGGGTCTGATGACCTCCGTTCTGATGACGCCGGATGGCAACACGGTGGAAGCCGAAGCCGCACACGGCACGGTGACGCGTCACTACCGCAACCACCAGAAGGGCGAAGCGACGTCGACCAACTCCATCGCCTCCATGTTCGCCTGGACGCGCGGCCTCGACCATCGTGGCCGTATGGACGACACACCGGATGTGCGCGCCTTCGCCCAGAAACTGGAAGAGACCATCATCAAGACGGTCGAAAACGGCCAGATGACGAAGGACCTCGCCCTGCTCGTCGGACCGGACCAGGAATGGCTGACCACCGAAGGCTTCATCGAAGCCGTGGACAAGAACTTCCAGGAAGCCATGTCCAAATCCTGA
- a CDS encoding RNA methyltransferase, with amino-acid sequence MSPAIILHSPQLGENIGAAARVMRNFGLTDLRLVTPRDGWPNPAADTMSAGAFEAGVTVRVFDSLPEALDGITWLAAATARLRGIEKRVGDAAEAADIAFERLGAGRSAIMFGAEKSGLPNDAVAVSDFLMTYPVDPDFKSLNLAQAVCVFCAEWGRRREDSGRVISQDKAKLGEPAPRDELYRMFEHFEDELERAGYFFPPEKTPLMKDNLRAALIRADWTRQEVQTFRGAIKALALGRGKARVDRDD; translated from the coding sequence ATGTCACCCGCAATTATCCTCCATTCGCCGCAGCTCGGCGAGAATATCGGTGCCGCCGCGCGCGTCATGCGCAATTTTGGCCTGACCGATTTGCGCCTCGTCACGCCGCGCGACGGCTGGCCGAACCCGGCGGCGGACACGATGTCGGCCGGAGCGTTCGAGGCCGGTGTCACGGTGCGGGTTTTCGACAGTCTGCCTGAAGCGCTCGACGGCATCACATGGCTGGCCGCCGCCACGGCGCGCTTGCGGGGCATCGAAAAGCGCGTGGGCGATGCAGCCGAGGCCGCTGACATCGCGTTCGAGCGTCTCGGTGCCGGCCGGTCCGCCATCATGTTCGGCGCCGAGAAGTCCGGTCTGCCAAATGATGCGGTCGCCGTGTCGGACTTCCTGATGACCTATCCGGTGGACCCCGACTTCAAGAGCCTGAACCTCGCCCAGGCCGTTTGCGTGTTCTGCGCGGAATGGGGCAGGCGCCGTGAGGATTCGGGCCGGGTCATCTCGCAGGACAAGGCAAAGCTGGGCGAGCCGGCCCCGCGCGACGAGCTTTACCGCATGTTCGAGCATTTCGAGGACGAGTTGGAGCGCGCCGGATATTTCTTTCCCCCCGAAAAGACGCCGCTGATGAAGGACAATCTGCGCGCTGCGCTGATCCGGGCCGACTGGACACGCCAGGAGGTGCAGACGTTCCGGGGCGCGATCAAGGCGTTGGCCCTGGGGCGCGGCAAGGCCCGGGTCGACCGTGACGATTGA
- the gmk gene encoding guanylate kinase encodes MSNSGHPKDSGHRRGLMLVLSSPSGAGKTTLARKLIEEYDDVNLSVSATTRPPRPGEIDGKDYHFRTVDAFHEMIERREFLEWAHVFDKYYGTPKADTVAKLESGEDVLFDVDWQGADALHDQMPNDVVSVFILPPSINALEQRLAARPGSTPEIVARRMEDAKREIMHWRRYDYVIVNDDLEIAYQRLRRILLTERLKRLRQLDLEDHVRQLLGEA; translated from the coding sequence ATGTCGAATAGCGGACATCCGAAGGATAGCGGTCATCGCCGCGGGCTCATGCTTGTTCTGTCCAGCCCGTCGGGAGCCGGCAAGACGACGCTCGCCAGGAAGCTGATCGAGGAATACGACGATGTGAACCTGTCCGTATCGGCCACCACCCGTCCGCCGCGGCCGGGAGAGATCGATGGCAAGGATTACCACTTCCGGACGGTGGACGCGTTTCACGAGATGATCGAACGGCGCGAGTTTCTCGAATGGGCCCACGTGTTTGACAAGTATTACGGTACTCCCAAGGCCGATACGGTGGCGAAGCTCGAATCCGGCGAGGACGTCCTGTTCGACGTCGACTGGCAGGGCGCGGATGCCCTGCATGACCAGATGCCTAATGATGTCGTGTCGGTCTTCATCCTGCCGCCAAGCATCAACGCGCTGGAGCAGCGACTGGCCGCCCGTCCGGGATCGACGCCGGAAATCGTTGCGCGCCGCATGGAAGATGCCAAGCGCGAGATCATGCATTGGCGCCGCTATGACTATGTGATCGTCAATGACGATCTGGAAATCGCCTATCAGCGCCTGCGTCGCATCCTGCTGACCGAACGCCTGAAGCGCCTGCGCCAACTGGATCTTGAAGACCATGTCCGCCAGCTGCTCGGAGAGGCGTGA
- the rpsR gene encoding 30S ribosomal protein S18, whose translation MAQKLNITNIPARRPFGRRRKVDPFTGQNAQVIDYKDVKLLQRYISEKGKIVPSRITAVNLKNQRKLAQAIKRARMLALLPFEVK comes from the coding sequence ATGGCTCAGAAACTGAACATCACGAACATCCCTGCCCGTCGTCCGTTCGGACGTCGCCGCAAGGTCGACCCGTTCACCGGTCAGAACGCACAGGTGATCGACTACAAGGACGTGAAACTGCTGCAGCGCTACATCTCTGAAAAAGGGAAAATCGTGCCAAGCCGCATCACGGCCGTGAACCTCAAGAACCAGCGCAAGCTTGCCCAGGCGATCAAACGCGCCCGCATGCTGGCCCTGCTTCCGTTCGAAGTGAAGTAA
- the mltG gene encoding endolytic transglycosylase MltG produces the protein MKFIKGLLSLLVLLLFLGGIALGGGWLWFQNEISKPGPSTGQVVFAVQPGETLTSVAARLEQDGLVTDDRLVRLKARLDGSELAIKTGEYILEPRASIVDIIDIMIEGKSVLYKITLPEGRTTAQLLKIIEEDPVLEGALPTEEVAEGTLLPDTYLFQRGTSRADLITRMQDAQDKVLDELWPQRAEDLPISTPEEAIILASVVEKETGIASERPQIAGLFTTRLKRGMRLESDPTIIYGISKGEPLYNRRGERRTLYRSEIDRKTDWNTYQIDGLPKTPICNPGRDAIAAVLNPDETGHIFFVADGKGGHLFARTLAEHNRNVAAYRKYEREEIQRERSGE, from the coding sequence ATGAAATTCATCAAAGGCCTGCTCTCATTGCTGGTATTGCTCCTGTTCCTCGGGGGCATCGCGCTTGGCGGTGGCTGGCTCTGGTTCCAGAACGAGATTTCCAAGCCCGGCCCGTCGACTGGCCAGGTCGTCTTCGCCGTCCAGCCGGGGGAAACCCTGACCAGCGTGGCGGCGCGGCTCGAACAGGACGGGCTTGTCACCGATGACCGCCTCGTCCGCTTGAAAGCCCGTCTGGATGGAAGCGAACTCGCCATCAAGACGGGGGAGTACATTCTCGAGCCCCGGGCCAGCATCGTCGACATCATTGACATCATGATCGAAGGCAAGTCGGTCCTCTACAAGATCACATTGCCGGAAGGCCGCACGACCGCACAGCTCTTGAAGATCATCGAGGAAGATCCGGTGCTGGAAGGTGCGTTGCCCACGGAAGAGGTAGCCGAAGGGACTCTGTTGCCGGATACTTATCTGTTCCAGAGGGGCACGAGCCGGGCCGACCTGATTACCCGCATGCAGGACGCGCAGGACAAGGTTCTGGATGAACTCTGGCCGCAGCGCGCCGAGGACCTGCCGATTTCCACGCCGGAAGAGGCCATCATTCTGGCCTCCGTTGTGGAAAAGGAGACCGGCATTGCCAGCGAGCGGCCCCAGATCGCCGGCCTTTTCACGACGCGCCTGAAACGGGGAATGCGCCTGGAGAGCGACCCGACCATTATTTACGGCATTTCAAAAGGCGAACCGCTTTACAATCGGCGCGGCGAGCGGCGGACCCTCTATCGGTCTGAAATCGATCGCAAGACCGACTGGAACACGTACCAGATTGACGGGCTTCCGAAGACGCCCATCTGCAATCCGGGCCGCGATGCCATTGCAGCGGTGCTGAATCCGGATGAAACCGGACACATCTTCTTCGTGGCCGACGGCAAGGGGGGGCACCTGTTTGCCAGGACTCTGGCAGAGCACAATCGAAATGTCGCCGCCTATCGAAAGTATGAGCGCGAGGAAATCCAGAGGGAGCGGTCGGGGGAATGA
- the fabG gene encoding 3-oxoacyl-[acyl-carrier-protein] reductase: MFDLTGRTALVTGASGGIGRAIAQALSEAGAKVALSGTRENVLEEVAGTLKGESAIVPCNLSDAESVDGLVGRTEEAMGPLDILVANAGITRDKLLMQMKDDDWNDVLSVNLGSYFRLTKSCVRGMMKRRHGRIIGITSIVGVTGNPGQSNYCASKAGMIGFTKSLAQEVASRGITANTIAPGFIESPMTDVLPDKQKEALLGQIPAGRLGQGADIAAAAVYLASDQAAYVTGQTIHVNGGMAMI, from the coding sequence ATGTTTGACCTGACCGGCCGTACGGCCCTCGTCACCGGAGCATCCGGTGGAATCGGCCGAGCCATCGCGCAGGCCCTGTCCGAAGCCGGGGCCAAGGTGGCGCTCTCCGGGACGCGCGAAAACGTTCTAGAAGAGGTCGCAGGCACCCTGAAAGGCGAATCCGCCATCGTGCCGTGCAATCTGTCCGACGCAGAGTCGGTCGACGGACTTGTGGGTCGCACGGAAGAGGCGATGGGTCCGCTCGACATTCTCGTGGCAAATGCCGGCATCACACGCGACAAGCTGTTGATGCAGATGAAGGATGACGACTGGAACGATGTTCTGTCGGTCAATCTGGGCAGCTATTTCCGTCTCACGAAAAGCTGTGTCCGGGGCATGATGAAGCGTCGTCACGGGCGGATCATCGGCATCACGTCGATTGTTGGCGTGACCGGAAATCCCGGACAATCCAACTATTGCGCCTCCAAGGCCGGCATGATCGGATTCACCAAATCCCTGGCGCAGGAAGTCGCCAGCCGCGGTATCACGGCCAACACGATCGCCCCCGGATTCATTGAATCCCCGATGACGGACGTGTTGCCGGACAAGCAGAAAGAGGCGCTTCTCGGCCAAATTCCGGCCGGCCGGCTCGGCCAGGGCGCGGACATTGCCGCCGCGGCCGTTTATCTCGCTTCAGATCAGGCCGCCTACGTCACTGGACAGACAATCCACGTGAATGGCGGCATGGCGATGATCTGA
- the fabD gene encoding ACP S-malonyltransferase, protein MTKFALIFPGQGSQEIGMGKSLADAFPSARDVFAEVDEALGQDLSGLMWSGDIEDLTLTANTQPALMAHSVAAARALEAEFGLSAKDAAYVAGHSLGEYSALAAAGAIGLSDTARLLRIRGNAMQAAVQPGEGAMAALLGADIDQAEAACAAGRETGGACDIANDNAPGQLVISGRKDAVEAACAHAKDNGVKKAMLLNVSAPFHCSLMQPAADAMAEALADVTISAPSTELVANVSASAVTDPETIRKNLVAQVTGRVRWTESVQFMVAQGVEATGEAGNGKVLTVMQRRIEKSLNGFTLGTPEDLAAFAEAMKG, encoded by the coding sequence ATGACAAAATTTGCGCTGATCTTTCCTGGGCAAGGGAGCCAGGAAATCGGAATGGGAAAGTCGCTCGCCGACGCATTCCCGTCGGCCCGCGACGTCTTCGCGGAGGTCGATGAGGCTCTTGGCCAGGACCTGTCTGGCCTGATGTGGTCGGGTGACATCGAGGATCTGACGCTGACGGCCAACACACAGCCGGCCCTGATGGCGCACAGCGTTGCCGCTGCCCGTGCTCTGGAGGCAGAATTCGGCCTGTCCGCAAAGGATGCCGCCTATGTGGCCGGACACTCGCTCGGCGAATATTCCGCGCTGGCAGCCGCCGGGGCGATCGGTCTGTCCGATACGGCGAGATTGCTGCGCATCCGCGGCAATGCCATGCAGGCGGCCGTGCAGCCGGGCGAAGGGGCCATGGCGGCCCTTCTCGGAGCAGATATCGATCAGGCTGAAGCAGCCTGTGCAGCCGGTCGCGAGACGGGCGGCGCCTGCGACATCGCCAATGACAATGCGCCGGGGCAATTGGTGATCTCCGGCCGCAAGGATGCCGTGGAGGCCGCCTGCGCCCACGCCAAGGACAATGGCGTCAAGAAGGCCATGCTGCTCAACGTGTCTGCGCCGTTCCACTGTTCGCTGATGCAGCCGGCCGCGGACGCCATGGCAGAAGCGCTTGCGGATGTGACGATCTCCGCGCCGTCGACCGAACTGGTCGCCAACGTGTCGGCCAGCGCTGTCACAGACCCTGAAACCATCCGGAAAAACCTTGTCGCGCAGGTGACGGGCCGGGTGCGCTGGACCGAGAGTGTGCAATTCATGGTGGCTCAGGGAGTTGAAGCCACGGGCGAAGCAGGCAATGGAAAAGTGCTGACGGTTATGCAACGCCGCATAGAGAAGTCGCTGAACGGATTCACGCTGGGCACGCCAGAGGATCTGGCAGCCTTTGCAGAAGCAATGAAGGGATAA
- a CDS encoding crotonase/enoyl-CoA hydratase family protein encodes MPVEYKKQGNAAIITMNRPEARNAINGEMASTMEAAIDQMESDPEVWVGILTAVGKAFCAGADLKEISAGNGAALSTKKGGFAGIARRERTKPLIAAITGSALAGGTEIALSCDMIICADNTNFGLPEVKRSLVAGAGGLFRLPRAIGRAVALEAILTGDPLPSQRAFELGMVNKVVPEADVMSEAQALAARITANAPLAVAASRAVAMDATSKSDDELWKDSGKAFASIVGTEDFKEGPKAFIEKRAPVWKGR; translated from the coding sequence ATGCCCGTCGAATACAAGAAACAAGGCAATGCCGCGATCATCACCATGAACCGTCCTGAGGCGCGCAATGCGATCAATGGCGAAATGGCCAGCACGATGGAAGCCGCCATCGACCAGATGGAATCCGATCCGGAAGTCTGGGTCGGAATCCTGACGGCAGTTGGCAAGGCTTTCTGCGCGGGCGCTGACCTGAAAGAGATTTCAGCCGGCAATGGGGCAGCCCTGTCGACCAAGAAGGGTGGCTTTGCCGGGATTGCCCGCCGTGAGCGGACCAAGCCGCTGATCGCAGCGATTACAGGGTCTGCGCTGGCCGGCGGGACCGAAATCGCGCTGTCCTGCGACATGATCATCTGCGCGGACAATACAAATTTCGGTCTTCCTGAGGTGAAGCGTTCGCTGGTTGCGGGCGCGGGCGGCCTGTTCCGCCTACCGCGCGCCATTGGCCGCGCCGTCGCGCTGGAAGCCATCCTGACGGGCGACCCGTTGCCGTCCCAGCGCGCCTTTGAGCTCGGCATGGTCAACAAGGTTGTCCCGGAAGCGGATGTCATGTCGGAAGCGCAGGCCCTGGCAGCGCGGATCACGGCGAACGCCCCGCTGGCGGTTGCCGCCAGCCGGGCCGTCGCCATGGACGCCACCAGCAAGAGCGATGACGAGCTCTGGAAGGATAGCGGCAAAGCCTTTGCCAGCATTGTCGGCACCGAGGACTTCAAGGAAGGCCCGAAAGCCTTCATCGAAAAACGCGCCCCGGTCTGGAAGGGTCGCTGA